One Solibacillus sp. R5-41 DNA segment encodes these proteins:
- a CDS encoding PspA/IM30 family protein, whose protein sequence is MKNLLVKLKYSIQADLHDLFDKKVEKNPLSMLNQYIREAEKQTEQTGKLLTRQAQLKKELEAQLIQTGEMLEKREKQLALAITTEEAALIAFANDEVAAYGTRKQALLASMEAANEEYFALERKFETMKHKIKDMKVRQLQLMGKENVVRAHHQMDKVLTENKAENFDELSTYIDDLAQNIDRKYEVTTFEARLAQLEKEQKLIELS, encoded by the coding sequence ATGAAAAACTTATTAGTAAAATTAAAATATTCAATCCAAGCAGATTTACACGATTTATTTGATAAAAAGGTTGAAAAAAATCCTCTGTCCATGTTAAATCAGTATATCCGAGAAGCTGAAAAACAAACGGAGCAAACAGGCAAACTTTTAACGCGTCAAGCACAGCTGAAAAAAGAGTTAGAAGCTCAGCTCATTCAAACAGGTGAAATGCTTGAAAAACGCGAAAAACAACTAGCACTTGCTATAACTACAGAAGAAGCGGCATTAATCGCCTTTGCAAATGATGAGGTTGCCGCTTATGGCACACGAAAACAAGCCTTACTAGCAAGCATGGAAGCAGCAAATGAAGAATATTTTGCACTAGAACGCAAGTTTGAAACTATGAAGCATAAAATTAAAGATATGAAAGTTCGTCAACTCCAATTAATGGGGAAAGAAAATGTTGTACGTGCACATCACCAAATGGACAAAGTATTAACGGAAAATAAGGCTGAAAACTTCGATGAATTATCTACTTACATCGACGACTTAGCACAAAATATCGACCGAAAATATGAAGTCACAACGTTTGAAGCACGTTTAGCACAATTAGAAAAAGAGCAAAAATTAATCGAGCTTTCTTAA
- a CDS encoding ABC transporter permease, whose product MKKLFVYTAGFFAALVALVLLAPVAGLLVSGLLLAAGLHYYTESTSTFGKVMSLVLALAGLISALSNIPGFIGLVAIAILYYIYKSRKNEKVEIFSTTEKKEEDPFTNFEREWAKLNN is encoded by the coding sequence ATGAAAAAACTATTCGTATACACAGCAGGTTTCTTTGCAGCACTTGTTGCACTTGTCTTACTTGCACCCGTCGCAGGACTTTTAGTTTCCGGCTTATTATTAGCGGCTGGTTTACATTATTACACAGAAAGCACATCGACTTTCGGAAAAGTAATGAGCCTAGTTTTAGCACTTGCTGGATTAATTAGCGCATTATCGAACATTCCAGGATTTATCGGATTAGTTGCAATCGCGATTCTTTATTACATTTACAAATCACGTAAAAATGAAAAAGTAGAAATTTTTTCAACAACAGAAAAGAAAGAAGAAGATCCTTTCACAAACTTCGAACGTGAATGGGCAAAATTAAACAACTAA
- a CDS encoding YneF family protein — translation MTWAWILGIVVALIAGVAIGFYAARQYMMKYLKENPPINEQMIRMMMAQMGRKPSEKQVRQMMSQMNKFQDK, via the coding sequence ATGACATGGGCATGGATTTTAGGTATTGTAGTAGCATTAATCGCAGGTGTAGCAATTGGTTTCTACGCTGCTCGTCAATATATGATGAAGTATTTAAAAGAAAATCCACCAATTAATGAACAAATGATTCGTATGATGATGGCACAAATGGGACGTAAACCTTCTGAAAAGCAAGTACGTCAAATGATGTCACAAATGAACAAGTTCCAAGATAAATAA
- a CDS encoding transporter substrate-binding domain-containing protein, with protein MKKMFAALALATLALAACGGEDEATSINKLKEIEDDGVIQIGLEGTFPPFSYHNEAGDLTGFEYEIAAQIAEDLGVKAEFIETKWDSLIAGLDTDKYDFVINNVSITDERKEKYDFSIPYMESVAVLAVNKDKSDITKIEDLDGKKAAQTITSNFAKDAEALGAEIVPATDLTSSIELVLQGRADGTIHDRVTFLTYLQEQSDAKLKIVEGSTSSSNIALILNKDNEQFRKKLNEIIQNRTEDGTFAAISEKYFGENIISND; from the coding sequence ATGAAAAAAATGTTTGCAGCACTTGCACTAGCGACATTGGCACTAGCGGCGTGTGGAGGGGAGGACGAGGCAACGAGCATAAATAAATTGAAGGAAATTGAAGATGATGGTGTAATTCAAATCGGCTTAGAGGGAACATTTCCACCGTTTAGCTACCATAACGAAGCAGGTGATTTAACTGGGTTTGAATATGAAATTGCTGCTCAAATTGCGGAAGATTTGGGTGTGAAGGCAGAATTCATTGAAACAAAGTGGGATTCACTAATTGCTGGTTTAGATACAGATAAATATGATTTTGTAATTAATAATGTTTCGATTACAGATGAACGGAAAGAAAAATATGATTTTTCGATTCCATACATGGAATCTGTAGCCGTACTTGCTGTAAACAAAGACAAATCAGATATTACTAAAATTGAAGATTTAGATGGAAAAAAGGCAGCCCAAACGATCACGAGTAATTTTGCGAAAGATGCGGAGGCATTAGGAGCAGAGATTGTTCCGGCAACCGATTTAACAAGTTCGATTGAATTAGTCCTACAAGGGCGTGCAGACGGGACGATTCATGACCGCGTGACGTTTTTAACGTATTTACAAGAACAGTCAGATGCAAAGTTAAAAATTGTAGAGGGCTCAACAAGTTCATCTAATATTGCATTAATTTTAAATAAAGACAACGAACAATTCCGAAAAAAGTTAAATGAAATCATTCAAAATCGAACGGAAGATGGCACA